acacacacctcaaacacacacacacacacacacacacacacacacacacacacacacacacacacacacacacacacacacacattttgtttgtttctcggtttaagacagggtctcttggaCCTCTTGGATGTTAAGGGTCCTTCCGCTTCAGCCTCCAGACTTCTGGGAGCACCGGTTAagcatcctgttttttttttttttaatgcatctcATGCAACTGCAGGCAAACCGTTTATattcattactttaaaaaaaaaaaaactttacggTTTTTCTGGCTACAAATTTAGTATGCTACTTTATTTTTGCCCCTATCAATAGTGCTGCGATGATCATTTTGCGAtatcttggttttagtttttaattctttaaactaGACCCTTATGAGACTTTTTAGTCTTTTAAAAGTCTCGGAAATACTCCGAGACCGGGTACCTTATTTTGCTATTATCCGCTACTCACCATAAAAGAAAGAGCTGAATTTGTGGTTGGGTTCCGAGTTTGAATCTTGGTTCGACCTCTAAAACAAAATCCACCAGTTCATAAGAAAACCTTTACGTTCTTTTCACTTTGCATAATATCGAATACCCATCATGCACTCTTTGCCGCCAATACTTTGAAATAGGGCGGGAAACCGGATGTAAAAAGTAAgggtcaaaaaaaaatcttaacttcTTTAGGATATAGGGTGTTGAGAATCTTGGAGCCGTTGTTTCTCCAGGAACCAGAAAACTAGTGCCTCTGAACTGGGTACGCAATTTGAAATTAAAGATAGGACTGCTATCAACAATGAATGATGCATCAACATTTAACCCACATCCATCCCTACTCCCTAATCCCTGGcaatgcctggcacacagtgggCGATTCCACGGATCCTAATAACTTTGCATGGTTGCTGCTAGTAGGATCCCAGGGCCAAGCAAGACTTGCTCTACTATGCCCCCTTCTGGTCACCTGAATATGATAGAAgtggactacatttcccagcatgccttggaGAGACTTCCGTCCAGACTGGAAGGATGTTGGCGCACAAGACTGAAGCGGCGCACTTTGGGCGAACGCGGCTGGCGGTAAACGTACTGGTGTGTTATCTGCTGAGGGGCAGTCATGTTTCTCCAGTATTACCTCAACGAGCAGGGCGATCGCGTCTATACTCTAAAGGTAAGGGGAAGAAACAGCTGTATATCATAAGGACGAGAAATTTAGGTGAGAGGAGCGGTTGGAATCGTCCTTCGAAGTCCAGTGAGTGGAGCCATGTCGGAGCCAAAACGTGGTAGATAGAGGCAGTGGTTTCTTGTCTGACCATCGTGTCTTCTGGACTCAGGTTTCTTGTCTCCTTCCTatcacaccacacatatactgagatctttttttttttccttgagcagAAATTTGACCCCATGGGACAACAGACTTGCTCTGCCCATCCTGCTCGGTTCTCCCCAGATGACAAATACTCAAGACACCGAATCACCATCAAGAAACGCTTCAAGGTGCTCATGACCCAGCAACCGCGACCTGTCCTCTGAGGGCTTGTTAATCTCTTGTGTTACTCGTCCCCCGGCCGATTATCAGCAACCAAACACTTCATTCCGTGAGCCTGGAAGCCTTCCCATGCTGTTTAGAATCCCCTCTCTCACTAAAGTCTGTAGTGATGGGCATCGCCCGTAAAAGGAACGacttttttttccatgttttgaTATACTGCCCGGTTATTAAAGATACAATGACTTGAAAGTTCgttttgtgtgtttttggagGAAAAGATGGGGGAAAGGATAGTACCGATGGTGGTACAAGGCCACTTGTAAGTCGTCATTGTAGCAGTAGAACTGGGCTATCAGTGATAGGTTGTTGAGGAAGAAAGACTGTGAAAGACTCCTACAAAGGTCAGTATTCACTGGAAAAATACTCTACTGTCTAATCGTGTcccctttaaaatatattccgaattcttcaaagataaaaaatgtatgtgtgtattagtaTTTTACCTACGTATATCTAAGCATATGTGTCCTGGTAAccaccaaggccagaagagggagtcagatccctggTGACTAGAGTTAGACAGTGAGTGACAGCCAGCctttatgtggctgctggggataAAACACAGACTGGTTCTCTAGGAGAGCACCCCTGTCTCCAGCCCTACCACTACCTTTTGAGTTCTGGGATAACAAGTGTGCCCAACCCTgggagttttctctttctttttctttttagacagagtctctgtaGAGCTGACTGTCTCAGGTctaactgcctctgcctttgagCACTACcttaaaggcgtgtgccagccCATGGAAGTTTCTTAACTAAGTCAAGGACATCTGGTAGGAGGTGTGTCTTCATGTTTTTTTCAGTATTGGATACAGTTCTGTCCTTcgcatgcaaaaataaataaaatattagcgTGGTTAGCATTATTATAGGACACCAGCTGTGCAGaccaaaataaaaagatttcagCCTAGAAGTATTAATAGTCAGTATGGAGAAAAGCAAACTGTCGGGAATCTAGCAAGGACTTAGAAGATCCCCTGGATAATCTCATCTGACACATGGCCTTAGGGAGCTTGATTATCAGTGTGTGGGAGTGAGAAGAGCTGTAAGGGTGAGCTAGGTAGTATATATAAGTACGTGTAAAAAGACAGGCACGTGTCAGAGAATAAAAATTGTGCAAACTGTCTTTGTAAAGTCTGTGAAGTTTGAATAACCAGCAAGGCTGCCTTAGAAAGTAGATTCTTGAGGAgttggatttcttttcttcaagtACAATTGGAAGTTTTAATCAAGAGATTAAAGGCTATGTAAAAAATCCAAGCTGCACATGATGGCTCATGTCTAATCCCAGCATAGAGAGACTGAGTTAATAGGaaccctgtgagttccaggccagcctgggctatgtagttaGTCCTTATATCAGAAAACCGAAAGGGAGCTGAAGTTGCACATAACATAGTAGGTCGAGTGCCTTtctaacatgcacaaagccatGCAGAAGGCTAGGTTTAGTGaccctgtaatccagcacttgggaagtgaaggcaggtCAGGAATtgaaagtcatcctctgctatatagaGTTCGAAGACATCTGGAGACTCCTATCTCACTTTGTCTCTAAAGAGCAAAAGAAGTATTTTGGCCAGCAAACGTGCTTCGGCCACAAGCCTgcagacctaggttcagttcctgggaccCACAAATAGAAggattcatgtgtatgtatacactcTAAAAAAATAAGAGtgtaaaaaaacaaccaaccaaccagtttttttttttttaaagatttatttatttttttatatataagtacactgtagctgtcttcagacacaccagaaggggcatcagatctcattaccgatggttgtgagccaccatgtggttgctgagatttgaactcaaggcctctggaagagcagtcagtgctcttaaccgctgagccatctctccagcccaaccaaCCAGTTTTTTAACCCTGCCCTCCACCCTCACTGATGAGGATAGAATCTAGGGCCTTGGATATGTCAAATATCTCAAAGATTGAATacagtctttttgtttttcttttttaaagatttacttattatatgtaagtacactgtagcagtcagaacagggcatcggatcctgttacagatggttgtgagccatcatgtggttgctgggatttgaactcaggacctctggaagaacagtcagtactctcaaccactgagccatctctccagccttgaatACAGTCTTAATGTTTGAAcaggttttcttttattcccaggctattaaagtacactgtagctgtcttcagacacaccagaagagggcatcagatctcatttcaaatggttgtgagccaccatgtggttgctgggatttcaatcaggacctctggaagagcagccagtgcacttaaccactgagacgtctctccagccccaatttcttcttcttctttttttaatataaatctttTATACGTTTTTAAGCCCGCAGGGGTCAGATCGCCTAGACCTGGAGTTGCAGTCAGTTAAGAGTCGCATGTGAGAACTGGGGACCAAAGTAGGGTTTCCTTCAAAGCagtaaatgcttttaaccactgagggTCACTCTAGTCTCCTGATCCATTATCAGGTATGCCGATTTAACAGTTTGCACCTAGGAGGAACTAAGGACTCAGGAAAGGCTCCAGGGAGCTCCTGCATTTTGATCAAACTTTCAGAAAGTTTACAAAACGTGATTGAACTGAAAGTTATTAAACACCTTGACGAATTAAACGCTAAACATTCTAGTGTTGGTAAAGTAGGTCAAACCCTGGGAATGGTGCGGAGCAGATACCCCAATGTCCTCTCCATGTCTGTATAGTTCTCTTTAATGGAAATTTAAGCCTGGTTTGCAATTTCAGAAGGATAGGAACAAGAAGGGGGAAAGTAGCCCACGATGAAGATGAAAATACAGGAGTTTTAGAGAAGACAACTGAAATTTTACAGAGGTCACATCTAaggtaaataaatacagtaaTGGGAGGTTTGGGTGCCATAATGTTAAATTTTTCAGAGAAATTTTTATTAGAGATGATCCTTGCGGTTCCGGAGTGAATGTACATTGACTGCCTCTAAGCAGCATGCTGAGTACAAGCAGCACAGGTTATCAAGAGAAAAAGCAGTTTGCCACACGCGTTCAGGCCGTGGAATGGACTACAGTTCCCGTCGTGCTCTACGTGAGAGTCGCCGGTTCGCGCAGCCGCGCTGTCCTCTGTCTCGGCGCTGCATACTCCGGGCGGGGCTGCTGTTGCCCGCCCGCGGGACGGCGCCGCCCTCTAGCTGGCCAGACTACTCCGGACGGTTAACCTCGAATGAGGAACGAGCGGGGCGGGAAGGGGAGGGCTGCGGCGGCGCGGGCAGAGCCCGCCGCGCCCGTGGCGGGGGGCGGCGAGGTCACGTAACGGCCTCGGGCGTCTGCCGGGGAGGGGGCCTTCTGTGCTCTGCGGCTCCGAAACGGTTAGCGGCTAGTAAACAACAGCTGCGCGCGCACCCGCATCAGCTGGCGCGGGCTCCCGCACCTGCGACCTCCTCCTCCTTAGCCGGGACCAGCCTGCCGGGCCGTCTTCTCGGCCGAGACCCAAGAAAAGCCGGCGAGAGGCTACCCGCCCCGGGCCCGGGAGGAACGCGCGTCCTGTCACACTCAGGGCAAACACGGCGAGCGGTCGTGGGTTCGAGGGACTCGAGACGACCTGCCACGACCCTGCTGTGGGAGCTGCCCTGATCCGCTAGCCGCCGCCAACAGCTCCTTTGCCAGGACGAGACCTCTGGGAGGCAGGAATCCACTCTGCCTCGGCATCCTCTCGttgctctcctctttctccatcctgtaGTGTGGGGGTATTTTCCCGTTATGCATGCGCATCTCTCCCACCAGACCCAAGTGGATTATCGACCTCAAAAACATCGGGTGGCTCAACACACACCTCCTCCCAACCAGACCTGTGGGGTATTCACCTGATACACAACAGGtggctggtgcacacctttgcgCAATCTGATCCACGCTATACACGCCTGATAAGGGTGGGCCTGCATGCTCTGTCCTCAGCTAGAACCGTGGGACACTCGGCAGATAAAGGACTAACTACCTCATCCGGACCCTGGGGGTTGAGCAGAGGGAGGCGTCACCAGCTGCTGTGAGATCATGGCACGGAGCCCTCAGCCCTGGACCAGGGGAGATAGCTAGGATTCTGAAGGAACCAAGTTACACAGGATTAGCATCgttttgttctcattttgtttctcaaaaattatttttttcagttactgGTGGGGCACTTTATAAAACAGTTGACTTGAATTCTAAGTAGAAGGATTCTTAATTGGGCCTTTGTGGGATGTAAATCAAGGTaattgaggtttttgttttttttctttctatttttgcaATCAAAGGTAGCTAGTGTAGGAGGAAGAGTTTTTGtaagcttttccttttttctttgtcaaaaaggaaaggaaaaaaaatgcatcctCCAGAAACCACCACCAAGATGTCTTCAGTTCGGTTCATGGTGACACCAACAAAGATTGATGACATTCCAGGTTTGTCAGACACCAGTCCGGACCTCAGCTCTCGATCTAGTTCTCGAGTAAGATTTAGCTCCCGAGAAAGTGTGCCAGAAACAAGCCGTAGTGAGCCTATGAGTGAACTGTCTGGGGCCACCACTTCTCTGGCAACTGTTGCCCTAGATCCTTCCAGTGACCGGACTTCTAACCCCCAGGATATTACCGAGGGTAAGTAGAAACTCAGAGAACAGGATGTTTCAACGCCTGGGGTGTCCATGCTGGATAACTATTCTGTTTTATAATTATCACCTGGAATTAAGGCCCGCATTCCTGTGATGCTTAGGAGTGTGGGAATAATAGCGACAGTTAGTAGGTCACTGCAGTAGTCTTTTGGCATGGGAAGGTAGCTGGCAAGAGGTCAAGGAAATGTATATTTTGATTTCCTCATTTTTGCCTTATAACTAAAATGACTATTTTTAGTTaaagataaataacaaaattaaatcgCTTACATCACAAAAAAATCCTATACTAAAATTTTAATGGGTTGGCTGTGTGCTCTCTAGAGAGCTCTGGGCTTTGACTCCTAAGTCAACATTTAAGCCAGGTTATTACTTCTTGTGTCTTAGTGGTTTCTTTTTGAAGACTTAGTTGGgtgtcataaaattattttttgaaatatatggTTTTATAGAGTATGTAAAGTAACTGAATTCACTCAAGGAGATGTTATTCTTTTGAACGAATGGAGCTTGCAAGAGGGCCTTCAAGTGCCTGATTCCCACATAATTTCCCTGCTGAGCTTTAAATAACTattttgtatattgtatattgggTTTTTGTAGTCAGGACTTATAGAAGCCATTTCTGTTCATATTGGACACTTTCCAGACTTGACCTTGAACTGACCAGACTGACTGAAGTTTTCATTTGACTTAGTGGGAAGAGGTGATACAAAGAGAAAAGTTACTTTTTCCAGACTCAAAAGTTTGAGAACTGCACTTAGTTTTATGCCACATTTGGACCAGCAAAatctttgtggggttttttgtttgtttgtttgattttattttgtttttaagtttttcccTTAAGAatcttaaagacttttaaaaattctattctgCACAAGTTTGAAAACatggtcttaaccactgacttGTTAAAGCAAGGCTGATTTACCATTTCCGGTCTCAGGAAATATTGTTCCTCCTGACCTTAAGTGTTCCGGAAGCCAGAATAGTTTTAGTTCCtcaaatttgtttgttttcaatgtcTTGAGAAAGATAGACTTGGTAAAGCTCATAGTTCCAGAATTTACTAATCTTTAGCTGGTCGTGTTTCTCTTATGGCAGTAGCTATGTGTTAGTTCCTGGTCTAATGCTTTCCATTGCTCAATAAACCTTACACTGGGTTATATACACTGTGTCAAAggtgaaatatgaaataaaagatCATAACTTCCTTTTCTAccatatctatttatttatttttgtgacaggatctcaaatagcccaggctgaccttgaattttctGTGATCAAGGATGAGTTTgaacctgcctctacctcccaagttttGGGATTGAAGGTCTTCTcaaccacacccagttttatgtGATGCTGTGGATGGAACTCAAGGCCTCTTGCATGCTGGCCAGGCACTCTGTCAACCGAACTACATCCCTGGCCTGCACCAAATTACTTCCAAATTATAGTTTTAATCTTTAATTCATCACACTACATTTGAATTGTTAAAAACTACAATCTGCGTAAGTCCCTTCAAGGAGTACTGATACCTTTTTATTGAGTCCTGTATTCCAGTTGACATGATCGGGACTTACATCTTTATATGCATACTTAGACTGTAACTGCAATATCTACATCACTTTGTGGTGCTTATTTACGTATTCTTTCCCAACCAGATTATAAAGTTCTTGAGGACAGGATAGTTTTAGCACCTAGTAAAATGTGTGGTATCACATCTGTTTTGTGCTCAGTAGTGAGTCAAAGGACTTCCAGACATATCCAACAGTaattcaacaaaattttaaaagatatggtGAAGGGCCAGAGGTGAAGGCACActccattaatcccagcacttgggaggcagagagtagtggatctctgagttagaggccagacacacactcgtgcacacgaacacacattaAACACAGTGATGAAGGGAGATGAAGCAgaggagtgtatgtgtgcatgcgagtACAATGAGAgaattgctttaaatatttctgtcCTAGTGCCATTTTTAGAGACtgatttatttacattaatattaaaaaagaaaacctctccaGCTGATTCAACTATGAAACTAGTGCTGTCCACAGCTCAAAGGGAAGAATGACTAGTGCTACACACGTGGAAAACACTTTGATATCATTTGAAAGGTGATCCAACATGCCTCAAGTGCTTAGGGCAcatctagctttttaaaaaaatattagaggATGTTATAGAATACTTTTTACATTTGGAATCACCACATTTCCTGTGGAAATTACCCGACCTAGTTGCTTTCCCAGTTCCGTGATATTGTATATGTAGGTCTCATCCAATCCCAAGTCCTTTTCGTAAGATGGTGGTTTTAAAATGCcgagcatttgtttgtttgcttgtttgtttagtcCTACAAGGTCCCACTATATAGTTCTAGCTGGACTAGAACTTGTTATGAAGGCTgtattggtcttgaactcacagaattgtctgcctctgcctcctgagtgctagtgtTAACAGAGTGTACCTCCATTCTCAGCCTCACCAAgcgttaaaaaaatattttttcaaataaacatCTTCTGTTTccccaaagccaaaacaaatgaACTTCGTTGCATACACCCTTTTCTTAGATATACTACTAATGATTATTGACTACCTCTCATATTTTACTTTGCTTATTAGTTTTGTAATATTatgtaaggaagaaaaaagacatgTTGGTATCACATATCCaaagcatttgtgtgtgtctgtatgtgtatatgcaagtGTCAGCATGGTTGGGTGTGGAGGCTAGTgactgtcttcctcagtcactccacactttgctttttaaaacagggtctctcactcaaCCTGGAGTTTATCTGTTTGGGAGGCCAACTGggtagccagcaagccccaaggatcagcctgtctctccctccacagTGTGGATATGATAGGCACACAGTGCTGCACCAACTTTTTACATGTGCACTGGGGAGTCCAAGCTCCACTCCTCATTGTCCATGTTTGGCAAACACTTTAGGACTGctccatctcccttcctttcccaaaGGGTGTGGGTTAAGGCTATaattgttttcctcctcctcttcatacTCCATatcaatattaaaatttatagcATTCTGCCTTCACCTTTGTTTATGAAACACCCTCTTAGGTACCTTGGTTCCTAAAGCTAGTAGAATTCTAACATCAGGCCATAGAAGTAGGATGTGTGGACTATAATTGATGAATTGACAGAAGAAACAATTACACTTGGTacagctcattttattttttttttttattttattttttttttttttggttctttttttcggagctggggaccgaacccagggccttgcgcttcctaggcaagcgctctaccactgagctaaatccccaaccccggtacaGCTCATTTTAAAGCCTGATAATATACTATTCTTTATCACAAAAGCAATCAACCAAGTTCAGAATATGGGAAATTGTGTTTAATGAGTAGATTTTTCGAAACATGAA
The DNA window shown above is from Rattus rattus isolate New Zealand chromosome 5, Rrattus_CSIRO_v1, whole genome shotgun sequence and carries:
- the Nop10 gene encoding H/ACA ribonucleoprotein complex subunit 3, with product MFLQYYLNEQGDRVYTLKKFDPMGQQTCSAHPARFSPDDKYSRHRITIKKRFKVLMTQQPRPVL